The Porphyromonas sp. oral taxon 275 DNA window TCTACCGCCATCGGGCATAAGGGGAACCTCATCGCAGGGACACTCTCTGGCGTACCCGTGCTGTGCATGCAGGGACGCTTCCACTACTACGAAGGCTACCCCATGGAGCAGGTAACCTTCCCCATCCGCGTGATGAAGCTACTCGGCATCGAGAACCTCCTGGTATCGAATGCAGCTGGCGGGATCAACAAGAACTTCCGCGTCGGTGACCTGATGATCATCCGTGACCACATCAACAACCTGCCCAACCCACTGATCGGGCCCAACGCAGAGATGTTCGGCCCCCGCTTCCCCGACATGACGCGTGCCTACGACCGCGAGTTCATCACCAAGGCCAAGGCCATCACCCAGGAGCTCGGCATCCCCACGCACGAAGGGGTCTACGTCGGCCTGACTGGCCCTTCCTATGAGACGCCAGCCGAATATACCTTCTGGAGTCAGGTCGGTGGCGATGCCATCGGGATGAGCACCGTACCCGAAGTGATCGTAGCCCGCCATGCAGACATCCGCGTCTTCGGGATGTCCGTCATCACCAACGAGGGTTGGCACTTCGACGACGACTTCGTCAACGACGGAGAGGATGTCATCCGCGCCGCCAACGCTGCCTCCGAGCGTATGGGACGTATCTTCAGCGAACTCGTCCGCCAGCTCTAAGGCACTTACGCCAAGCACACTACACGAGGGGCTCCTACCGCACTAGCACGGTAGGAGCCCCTCGCGCTTAGTCTCCGACAGCGGAGGCGCTGGCCTCGCCGCAGGCAGTCACTTCGGGCAGATAATTTCTTGCGCAGAATATGTATATTTGTGTACCAACACAAAGGCACGATGAGACAGCTCAAGCACGACTCCTTGGACTGGAAGTCCTACTACACTACACACACGACGACAGCTCGTGCTGCCGTCCGCGCAGCCGTTCAGGACGGCGCCCACCTCGTCTTCGGCCACGCCGTAGCAGCCCCCGAATCTATTGCCGAGGCGCTCTTCCTCGAGCGCGAGCACTTCCGCGACCTTACGATCTTCCACATGCTCTACTTCGCTACCCCCTGGCACCTACGCCCGGAGATGGAGGGGCATGCACGCGGCCGGCTTAACTTCCTGGATAAGCACAGCCGTCCCGTAGTGCGCGAGGGACGGGCAGACTTCGTCCCCTGCCACTTCCATGAGGTGCCGCGCCTCTTCCGCGAGGGGCTCTACCCCGTAGACATCGCCGCCGTGCAACTTAGCCCGCCCAACGCCGAGGGCTACTGCTCGCTCGGCGTCTCCTGCGACTATACCAAGGCTGCCATCGAGGAGGCCAAGGTCATCATCGCCGAGGTCAACGAGCAGATGCCCTTCATCGCGGGGGACAACCTCGTACACGTCACCGAGCTCGACTACATCATCCCCGTCGACCGCCCCCTCACCGAGATACCGCTGCCCGAGATCGGGGAGGTAGAGCAGCGTATAGGTGAGGTCTGTGCCGCACTCATCCATGATGGCGACACCCTGCAGATCGGGATAGGCGCCATCCCCGATGCCGTACTGCAGTGCCTGGGGGACCGCAAGGACCTGGGGCTACACACCGAGATGTTCACCGACGGGGTGATGCACATGATGCGCCGCGGGGTGATCACGGGCGCACGCAAGACACTGCACCCTCGCAAGGTCGTCAGCTCCATCGTCATGGGCTCACGCGAGCTCTACGACTTCGTCCATCAGCACCCCGACATCGAGCTCTACCCCGTGGACTACACCAATGATCCCTACATCATCGGGCAGAATGAGGACTTCGTCTCCATCAACTCCTGCCTCGAGATCGACCTCTGCGGACAGGTGGCCAGTGAGGCCATCGGGCAGGATCAGTTCAGCGGCACGGGCGGGCAGGTGGACTACCTCCGAGGCGTGCGCCGTGCCAAGAACGGGCGCTCCATCCTGGCCTTCACCTCCACGGCCAAGGGCGGGACGGTCTCCCGCATCGTCCCCACGCTCAGCGCTGGAGCTACCGTCACCTCGGGACGCAACGAGGTGGACTACATCGCCACGGAGTACGGTGCAGTGCGCCTGCAGGGTCTGACGCTGCGCGAGCGAGCGCTCGCACTGGTGAGCATCGCCCACCCCGACTTCCGCGAGGCACTCCTAGCAAGCGCCGAGGAGCGCTTCCCCCAGTAAAGCCCGTCCTCGAGCTACCCGACGACTCGGCCAAGGCAAACCTTGAGGACCACAAAAGCAGCGCGGCACGGAGATCAGTATCTCCGTGCCGCGCTCTTATTTAGCTAGCTAGGCCTTAGCCTGCGAAGGCAACCTTGAGCTGCTCCAGCCAAGCGGCAAGGCGCTGGTCGGTCAGCTCGGGCTGATTGGTCGGATCCAGCACGAGGCCAAGGAAGCGGCCATCGCGCTCCGCTACCGAATGCTCGTAGCTATAGCCCTCCGTCGAGGTCTCCCCGACGATCGTAGCCCCCAGCTCCTCCATATAGGAGGCGAGGAGCCCCACGCCATCGGCGAAGCTCACGGGATAGTGCTGCTGATCGCCGAGGCCATAGACAGCAACCTTCTTCCCCGAGAGGTCGGCATCCTCCAACTCGGGGAGGAACTCATCCCAGCTATCGGGCAGCTCGCCGTCGAAGTAGGTCGGCGTGCCGAGGATGAAGCGCTCGTACTTCATCCAGTCCTCCAGACGCGTCGTATCAGGGTCGAGGTAGACCACCTCCGAGCCCCAGGCGGCAGCGATGCGCCCCCCGAGCTCTGCGGTCTGTGCTGTGTGCTGGCTGTACACCAGTGCTACAGTCTTCATATACTCTAGTTTATTGGTTTAGTACTCGATGAGTTCCTTGGCTGCGGCGTAGATCTTCTCCTCACTGGGGAGCGTCGTCAGCTCGAAGCACTTGTGGAAGCCCACGGGCGTGCCCAGCGACCCGACACGATATACGGGCGCATCTAGATCACGGAAGGCCTTCTTGGCGATCGAGGCCGCCAGCTCAGCACCGAAGCCGCCGAAGACGCGGTCCTCGTGGACGATCAGCACCTTGGAGGTCTTCTTGATGGAGGCGTAGACCGTCTCCTCATCCCAGGGCGAGAGGGAGCGCAGGTCGATGACCTCTACGCTCTTACCCAGGTCACGCTGGATCTGCTCGGCCACGTGGAGCGATAGGAGCAGCGTATTACCGTAGGTGACGAGCGTGATGTCCGAGCCCTCTCGACGGATACGTGCCTTACCGAAGGGCACCTCGAAGTCCTCGGGGATGACGGCCGCAGCCTCAGTATTGTTGTACTGTCCCTTGGGCTCCATGAAGACCGTCACCCCACGCGAGCGCATCGCTGTACGTAGCAGCCCCGCGGCATCATCGGCAAAGCAGGGGTAGACGACACGCGCCCCAGGGAAGGTCGTTAGTACCGCCTCGATGTTCTGCGAGTGGTAGAGCCCGCCCTGGATGTAGCCCCCGGAGGCCAGGCGGATGGTGATGTTGGGAGAGAACTGCCCATTGCTGCGCCAATACTCGTGCGTGCAGTTGACGAACTGCTCCATCGCTGGCCAGAAGTAGTCAGCGAACTCTGCCCCCTCGATGACCACACGGATCTTGTCGCTGAAGCGGCTCATCCCGTTGGCCGTACCGACGATGTAGTCCTCGGCGATCGGGGCGTTGAAGACACGCTTGTGCCCGAACTCCTGCAGCATCCCCTTGGTCACATTGAAGACACCGCCCTTGTCCTTATTCGCTACG harbors:
- a CDS encoding flavodoxin produces the protein MKTVALVYSQHTAQTAELGGRIAAAWGSEVVYLDPDTTRLEDWMKYERFILGTPTYFDGELPDSWDEFLPELEDADLSGKKVAVYGLGDQQHYPVSFADGVGLLASYMEELGATIVGETSTEGYSYEHSVAERDGRFLGLVLDPTNQPELTDQRLAAWLEQLKVAFAG
- a CDS encoding purine nucleoside phosphorylase I, inosine and guanosine-specific, encoding MLDNHYHEAANYLASRLPKDIKTAIILGSGLGKLGEMLQQPTVIPYSQIPHFPHSTAIGHKGNLIAGTLSGVPVLCMQGRFHYYEGYPMEQVTFPIRVMKLLGIENLLVSNAAGGINKNFRVGDLMIIRDHINNLPNPLIGPNAEMFGPRFPDMTRAYDREFITKAKAITQELGIPTHEGVYVGLTGPSYETPAEYTFWSQVGGDAIGMSTVPEVIVARHADIRVFGMSVITNEGWHFDDDFVNDGEDVIRAANAASERMGRIFSELVRQL
- a CDS encoding acetyl-CoA hydrolase/transferase family protein codes for the protein MRQLKHDSLDWKSYYTTHTTTARAAVRAAVQDGAHLVFGHAVAAPESIAEALFLEREHFRDLTIFHMLYFATPWHLRPEMEGHARGRLNFLDKHSRPVVREGRADFVPCHFHEVPRLFREGLYPVDIAAVQLSPPNAEGYCSLGVSCDYTKAAIEEAKVIIAEVNEQMPFIAGDNLVHVTELDYIIPVDRPLTEIPLPEIGEVEQRIGEVCAALIHDGDTLQIGIGAIPDAVLQCLGDRKDLGLHTEMFTDGVMHMMRRGVITGARKTLHPRKVVSSIVMGSRELYDFVHQHPDIELYPVDYTNDPYIIGQNEDFVSINSCLEIDLCGQVASEAIGQDQFSGTGGQVDYLRGVRRAKNGRSILAFTSTAKGGTVSRIVPTLSAGATVTSGRNEVDYIATEYGAVRLQGLTLRERALALVSIAHPDFREALLASAEERFPQ